The DNA region gatgagaaggaccttcctccagagctgacagaaagaaagccttcccttggagctggcatcctgaattcagacttctagcctcctagactgtgagagaataaatttctctttgttaaagtcttacacttgtggtatttctgttatagcagcactaaatgactaagacactcacaGATTGAGGATAGGCTCCTTTTGttccccccccgccaccccacaCCAGGATAGGCTTTGCTTAGCTTCCACATGACAGATTCCTCTTGGCCCTGCTCTCTGTCACCACCAACTCAGCTACAGGGCCCGTTCTGGCCTGTCGCTGTCTTTGGtattacagcccttgacccatgttGCCTCCTCTCTGTCtgcttcttctttcctctttcttctttctgctttgttCTGCTACTTCCCTTCAtacttctttctgtctctgaaacctctgtggggttaaCTGCTTATATAtgcaactccttgtcaattttaaGGCATGCTCCCTCTTAGTGCAGGTCACAAACTGAACAATCCACTCTTGGTAGactacagacacttcatttgcatagtaggctacagtTCATTTGCATAATCTATTGACCAAtctctgcaaggtgcataccaatcacagggcagactgCAGCACAGGactagacaaaaagtatcaaaccaccagttgtttacagtttactcaggaaatgtcaatcaaccagGACAAAAGTAACAAGCCCTCTGGGATAGAAAACAAGGGCAAAGGTAACTTCTCATGGCTTAGAGGAAAAATCATTCAgcctttttttccaaagaaccaaggcaaaaagtcacataaaggaactcatttcagcACAACTCCCAACAGCTAGGCTGCCTAGACAGGCAGGATCTGCAGCAGAACCAGGTCTCATGGAGAATGGACTGGTCAGGAACTGGGAGTGAATTTGCATTACAGGGAAGCTCTGGTGACTGGAATATTTTTGTTGTtcccaacagaaggaaacatcgtTTGGTCCAAATTGTGTGTTGTGCTATTATGGTGACTCAGTGAGTCACTATCCTGCTTCTTGTAGTGGATTGTGACCCATTTCATCAGAGGAAATTTTTCTGGTTTCAcagttgttttagtcatctagtgctgctataacgtgaacactacaagtggatggctttaacaaagagaaatttattttctcacagtctagaaggctaaaagtccaaagtcagggtgtcagctccaggggaaggctttctttttaagttctggggaaaggtccttgttgtcaatcttccccaagattaggagtttctctgcgcagaaaccctaggtccaaaggacatgttctgctccttccactgctttcttgatggtatgaggtccgcacatctctctgcttgcttctctcttttatatcttgaaagagattggcaaaagatactatctaatcttgtagacctcatcaatataactgtcactaatctatctcattacatcatagcgataagatttacaacacataaggaaatcacataaaatggtggacaatcacagaatactgaggtcatggcctaaccaagtcaacacatatttttgggggacacgattcaaacCATGACAACAGCCATCCAAGTTTGGCAATCTCAACTTATGGCCCTTGTTCTTCTCAAATTTCTGTCACAGTTTATTTTAGAATCTTCAGATATTTATACTGCTACTACTAATTACAATAAGGATTATGATGCTCATTGTCTATTGAGTGCCTATCGAGTTTCAGGAGTTTTACAAGtgctaatttatttaatccttatttaaaaatattgtttagaTATgaatatccttattttacagatgaaccaACTAAAGCTCAGGAAATTAAATAAGCATTTAGCACAAGGTTACATACGCAGTTGGTGGCAgaatcaggattcaaacccaatgTCTGACTCAAAAATCATGCTCTTTCCTATCCACTGTCTCATGATGTCTCTCTAATGGGCATGCTAGGGTTTAATCTCAGAATATTTTGTTTAAAGGCTGGGGAACTACTGCTCTGTTCAggtctctctgttgtgttccctgtcagggtggtcattggtgatagcaGGGCACCCTCTAATTCTGGTCTTcagctgatggaatctctggttcatttggtcctttagtcctttgggctagttttttcctagtgtctttgcttttcttcattccttttttctcCGAGTGGGATGGGAccgatagatgtatcttagattgccactcgagagcttttaagaccccagatgctactcaccaaagtgagaagtagaacattttctttaaaaactttgttatgcccattgacctagatgtcccctgaaagtatggtccccaggccctagccccagctactctgtccctcaatgtgtttggatgtgtctaggaaacttctttgcttttgctttggtccagttgtgatgacttcccctgtattgtgtgttgtccttcccttcactgaagttgatccttgtttattatctagttagtgatttcccctccctctccctccaaatcctcataaccatcaaagcatgcttttttctctgtttgagccttttcttgagttcttataatagtggtctcatgcaatatttgtccttttgtgactaacttatttcactcagcatagtgccctcaagattcatccatattgtgagatgtttcacggattcatcattgttctttattgctgcatagtatttcattgtgtaatggacatttagattgtttccatctttttgctattgtgaatagtgctgcaatgaacatgggtgtgcatatgtctattcttgtgatgctTCTTATTTCTCTccagtatattcctaggagtgggattgctggttcgtatgatatttctatttctaactttttaaggaagggctgtttcattttccaaagtggttttgccattttacattctcaccagcaatgcataagagttccaatctccccacaacctctccaacatttgttattttgtgtttttttggattggtGCCAGtctcgttggggtgagatggtatctcacggtagttttgatttgcatttctctaatggctaatgactgcgAGCATTTCCTTTGTGTTTGTtaggtgcctgaatgtcttctttggtgaagtgtttgttcatatttttggccatttttaactggattatttgtgtttttgttgttgaggtgtttcagtatcttgtaaattttagacATTAGAGCCTTATTGGATGTGTcgtagacaaatttttttttttccagcctgtaggttctctttttactcttttgatgaagtcctttgatgagcataagcatttgatttttaggagctcccacttatctagtttcttttctggtgtttgtgcattgttagttatggtttgtatattaTTCATGTCACATATTAGGGCCTcttgcattgtccctattttttcttctgtgatctttatcattttagattctgtatttaggtctttggtccattttgggtttgtttttgtgtatggtgtgaggtatgggccctttttcattttttttacagatggatatccagttatgctagcaccatttgttaaagagactgtcttttccccatttaatggactttgggcctttgtcagacaTTAGCTGCTTATAGatgaatgaatttatgtctgggttctcaattctgttccattgatctatatgtctcttgtaccagtaccaggctgttttaagtACCacggtggtataataggctctaaaatcagatagtgtgaggcctcccactttgctcttcgtcttcagtaatgctttacttatccggggcctcttccctttccatataaatttggtgatttgtttctccatcttgttaaaaaatgctgttggaatttgaattggtattgcattgtatctgtagattgctttggatagaattgacattttcacaatgtcaagTCATCCTAACTTTTAACAtgaaatgtttttccacttacgtgggtgtcttttggtttcttgcagtagcattttgtagttttctttgtataggtcttttacgtccctggttagatttattcctaagaatttcatcttcttgggggccattgtaaatggtattgatttagtgatttccttttccaagttctctttgctggtgtagaggaatcttattgatttttgcatgttaaTCATGTATCCTCTactttgttgaaatcttctattagttccagcatttttcttgtggattctttgggggttttctgtgtttaagatcatatcatctgtaaatagagatacttttacttcttccttaccaatttggatgacctttatttctttttcttaacttattgctctggctaggatgtccagcacaatgttgaataacagtggtgataaagggcattcttgtctggttcctgtttttaaggggaatgctttcagtctctctctgtttggaatgatgttggctgatggcattgtataaatgccctttattatgttgaggaattttccttctatttcctattttgttgagagctttttatcatgaatgggtgttggactttgtcaaatgctttttctgcatctactgataagatcatgtagtttttttcttttgttatatttatgtgatgaattacgttgattgattttttaatgctgaaccatccctaaATACCTTGtattaatcccacttggtcatgatgtgttattttttcgatatgctgttgaattgtattggctagaatttagttcaggatttttgtgtctatgttcttgggggatattggtctataattttctttttttgtggtgtctttacctggctttggtatcgggcttcatagaatgagtttgggagtattcctttctatgctctgaaatatctttggtagtactggtgttaactcttctatcaaagttttgtagaattctccagtgaagccaaacAGGGGCCAGAAcgtttttttgtttggagtttttttttataacctcttcaatctcttcttttgttacagatttatttagtttttctaccttggtttgtgttagtttaggtaggtggtgtgtttctagaaatttgtccatttcctctagttttttaaaatttgttgcagtacaatttttcgtagtattctgttatgactcttctatttcagttggtctgttgtgatatcacccatatcatttatttgggttatttgcttcttcttctgtttttcttttgtcaatttggccagtgatttgttgattttgttgatcttctcaaagaaccaacttttggccttGTTGACTTTTTTAgtggtttttctattctctatttcatttatttgtgctctagtctttattatttcctttcttctggtgcctgagaactACCTTTGCtgctctatttctatttgtttgaattgtagggtatagtgttttgattttggccccttcttctctttggatatgtgtatttattgctacaaattgacctctaaacactgcttttactgtgcttaagatgtgttttcattctcatttgattctatgaatttttttagtccatctgtcttggtcatctagtgcctTTATAAGAgcaataccacaagaggatggctttaacaaagagaaatttattttctcatggtctagtagattatgagtccaaattcagggtttcagctccaggggaaggctctctctctctgttgtctctggaggaaggtccttgtcctcaatcttcccctggtctaggagattctcaggcacagggaccctgtgtccaaaggacgtgctctgctcctggtgctgccttcttggtggtatgaggtatccaactctctgtttgcttccctttccttttatctcttgagtgataaaaggtggtacaggccacaccccagggaaactccctttcccttggatcagggaggtgacctgagtaagcatggtgttacagtcccaccctaatcctctcagcataaaattataatcacaaaattgaggacaaccacacaatactgggaatcatggcctaaccaagttgacacatattttttggggacacaattcaatccatcacaccatccttgatttcttctataacctagtagttTTTAAGGAAGGTATTGTCAatatccaagtatttgatttttttccttgctgtttctgttattcatttcttcttttatggtatTATAATcagaaagatgctttgtattattttgatgttttgaattttgttaaggctttctttgtggcctaacatgtggtctcttctggagaatgtcccatgtgctttggaaaagaatatatgctTTGctactgttggatggagtgttctgtatatatctatgaggtcaatttgactgattgtggcatttagaccttctgtGTCCTTATTGAGTttctgcccttcaccaaaagtggtatgctGATAGAAACTTTCTTAAAGTGGGCaagagagggaaaggaaggaaaagaaagaaagtgagGAAAGGGAGAAAGTTGCAGTGAAATAGGTTTCAGAAAggaaattgttgaattttatGGGCCCAGGTTTGTGCAAGGATGCACTTTGCGAGATGTGGCAATGTACTGGTGCAGTTCATGGTTCTTAAAGTTGTTTGAAGCTTGATTTGAGTCCGTGGCTTGATCTGATACCTTTCTGTGCATTGAAGATGGCTGAGTAACTGTAAGCAGGTGTGCTCcacaaaattctctctgtattccaCAAGAGTAGTGATGTTTTATTGTACTTAAACAAAATTCAAGGGGCTGTAGGAATACAGGGCAGAAGACATAAATTCTGATTGTGTGAATCAGGGAAAACATCTTGTAAGAACAGGGGCTTTCCCTGGTTCTTGCAGGAAACATAAAACATCAGTTTACCAATATGTAGAGGGAGAAAGAATAGTCAAGATAGTAGAATAACTTATATAAAGTCTCAAGGGCAGGAAAATAAtaggaaatatttaaagaatggCAGGTAAATTAATGGGGCTGGAAGAGGagaatggaggcctggtggtgtagtagttaagagcttggctgctaaccaaaaggtcggcagtttgaatccatcagccactccctggaaaccttatggggcagttctactctgtcctatatggttgccgagttggaatcaactctacagcaatcagatttgttttttttgagaAGAGAGGAAGCAGAGATGTTTCGGGAGATAAGGTATGTTGGGGTCAGATTGTGGTAGACTTTGAATTTCAAGCAAAGGAATCTGGCTTTGTCTATATGCAGTGGAAAGCCATTGAACATATGTAAGGAGAGGAATGAAGTATTTAGCTCTATGTTTCAGAAAGAAAACTCTGATAGTATGGATGGGGATGGGAATGACAAGGAGACCACTTAGGAAGCCAGGCAGGTATTTCTAAGGCAGAGTGAACAGAATTCGGTGAATTACTGCATGGGATAGAGTGATGGGCTGAAAGGAAACACAAACATCTGCACAGAGATACAAACCAAGTTCTTGGAAGGATGGATTTGTTTTGAGGCCAGCAAAGCAATTCTGAATGCCTGGAGGCCTGGAAAATTAAAAGTTAAgtgaatgaatggaaatggaTGAAGTAGATGGGGCAGTATTATGGAGGTATTATTTTCTCCCGAATTTGCCTGGAATAATTCTCCTCCTCCTAGGTAGAGCATTCATTCTTCATACTTAACATTTGTGTAGAATGTGTTTTTTCCTGAGAGGCAAGTCAGACAAGTGTAAAACAGTTCTGACCAATTTAATTGAATATAACACCATAAGCTTCTTCCCAGTAGAATTACATCAATTCAGTTTAAATCAACATCAATTTATTGAAACTTTGCCACATGTAGGAGTAACTGAAAAGAGTGGTTGCAATGGTGACAAAGGTAGGCCCTGAGCTTCTGGTTACTTACTTTCATTTGCAACCCCTTGACCTGCTGCTAGCCTCTTCAAAGCAGACTTCATATCCTGGTTCCTGAGAGTATAAATAAGGGGGTTCAGTAAGGGAGTGACAACAGTGTAAAACACAGCCACTGCTCCATCCAGTGAACTCTTGGAGCCAGGCCTGAGATAGATGAAAATACAGGGGACATAGTAGACTGTGACCACAGTCAGGTGGGAGCCACATGTGGAGAAGGCCCTGCGCCGCCCATTGGCAGTGCGTATCTTCAGGATAGCATGGACTATTTTGGCATAGGAGAGCAGAATTAACATAAAGCAGCTGGTGGCCACTACTCCAATGTCCACAAAGATTACAAGCTTGTTGACAGTAGTGTCAGCACAAGCCAGTCTTAACACTGCTGGGATGTCACAGAAAAAGTAATCCACCTGGTTGGGCCCACAGTAGGGAAGGCGGAAGGTCAGGGTGGCCTGGATCGACCCATGGATGGAGCCAGCCACCCAAGCTCCAGCCACAAGGATTGTGCATAACCTTCCATTAATGAGCACAGAGTAGTGCAGGGGCTGGCATATTGCCAGGTACCTGTCATAGGCCATTAAGGTGTAAAGGAAGCACTGGGTGCTACCCAGGAAATGAAAGGCATATAGTTGAGCCACACAGCCACGAAATGGCATAGCCTTGCTGGCAGGAGTGAAGTTTAGAATAATGCGAGGGACGATGACTGATGAGAGCCACATGTCCAGGAATGACAGCATGCCCAGAAGGATGTACATGGGGCGCACATGGAGCTTTGGGTCAGCCCAAATGGTGAGCAGAATGAGCAGGTTCCCCAGCTGAGTCAGAATGTAAATGATGAAGAAGACCaggaagaggaagatcctcagatTTGGGGGGTGAGACAAGCCCAGGAGAATGAAATCAGTCACCAGCGTGTCCAGGGACATATTGTTGGTCTTGCTCATGCCTTCCTGGGTGTGCTAAGATGAATGATAAAATCAGACAAGAGAAACATAGCCCAGTGAGgtcgtgtcttagttatctagtgttgctctaacagaaatataacaaatggatggctttaacagaaatttattttgtcacaattTAGgatgttagaagtctgaattcagagtgccagcttgaggggaagtctttctgtctctcttggctctggaggaagatccttgtctcttcagtttccgctttctagtt from Elephas maximus indicus isolate mEleMax1 chromosome 10, mEleMax1 primary haplotype, whole genome shotgun sequence includes:
- the LOC126083637 gene encoding olfactory receptor 10G2-like; its protein translation is MSKTNNMSLDTLVTDFILLGLSHPPNLRIFLFLVFFIIYILTQLGNLLILLTIWADPKLHVRPMYILLGMLSFLDMWLSSVIVPRIILNFTPASKAMPFRGCVAQLYAFHFLGSTQCFLYTLMAYDRYLAICQPLHYSVLINGRLCTILVAGAWVAGSIHGSIQATLTFRLPYCGPNQVDYFFCDIPAVLRLACADTTVNKLVIFVDIGVVATSCFMLILLSYAKIVHAILKIRTANGRRRAFSTCGSHLTVVTVYYVPCIFIYLRPGSKSSLDGAVAVFYTVVTPLLNPLIYTLRNQDMKSALKRLAAGQGVANESK